In the genome of Methanopyrus kandleri AV19, one region contains:
- the metG gene encoding methionine--tRNA ligase — MGKVLVTTALAYTNGPLHIGHVRSTYLPADVYTRFLKMRGIDAIHIGGTDNHGVPIALQAELEGKDPEEIVEKYHEMIKEDLERLNIHFDEFSCTCREFNPDHVDMTQWFFKRLYEAGYIEEREVEQLYCPECERPLPDRYVEGVCPYCGAEGARGDHCEACGRYLEPVQLEEPRCVICGSKPEVRRTMHLFFKLSEFEEDLKKWLESNDNLPKNVRNYAIQWVREGLKDWDIVRDLDWGVPVPLEGYEDKVFYVWFDAPIGYVTFTKQYCDRVGQDWKDYWFSEDTKIVHFIGKDIIVHHALFWPAMLMGVGATLPYTIVAGEYLTLEGEKMSTSRGWVVWVKDFTKLFPADLLRYYLIVVSPLTRDADFSWGDFRDRVNNELVANLGNFVYRTLSFIYRFLDGNVPEAETDQEIVDKIKETHQRVTEHLEKFRFREALTEVLRLSKFGNEYFQEHEPWKLKDEDPERCAEVLRGCARIVKALAVMLAPFLPDSAEKIWQSLGYEDSVHDVDWEEALEDVETKEIPEPEPIFPKVTEEDLEKAKALLPEESGESEGQDDEYVSLEEFNRLDLRVGKIKEAERVEGSDRLIKLRIDIGDRTVTAVAGLYPTYEPEELVGRKVVVLANIQPKEMFGVRSEAMILAVGDEPALLTIDESKREVEPGERIR, encoded by the coding sequence TTGGGGAAGGTACTCGTAACTACGGCCTTGGCGTACACCAACGGCCCACTCCACATCGGCCACGTTAGGAGCACGTACCTCCCCGCCGATGTGTACACGAGGTTCCTCAAGATGCGTGGTATCGACGCTATACATATCGGCGGGACTGACAACCACGGGGTCCCGATAGCGCTACAGGCCGAGCTCGAGGGGAAGGATCCCGAGGAGATCGTGGAAAAATACCACGAGATGATCAAAGAGGACTTAGAGCGATTGAACATCCACTTCGACGAGTTCTCATGCACCTGCCGCGAGTTCAATCCTGACCACGTGGATATGACACAATGGTTTTTCAAGAGGTTGTACGAAGCGGGGTACATAGAGGAGAGGGAGGTCGAACAACTCTACTGTCCTGAGTGCGAAAGGCCCCTTCCGGACAGGTACGTCGAAGGAGTATGCCCCTACTGCGGTGCTGAAGGTGCCCGAGGCGACCATTGCGAGGCCTGCGGTCGCTACCTGGAGCCCGTACAACTCGAAGAGCCGAGGTGTGTCATCTGTGGATCGAAGCCAGAGGTCCGGCGCACTATGCACCTGTTCTTCAAGCTTAGCGAATTCGAAGAAGATCTGAAGAAGTGGTTAGAGTCCAACGACAATCTGCCTAAGAACGTGCGTAATTATGCCATCCAATGGGTTCGTGAAGGACTCAAGGATTGGGATATAGTGCGTGATCTAGACTGGGGAGTACCCGTTCCCCTGGAAGGATACGAAGATAAGGTGTTTTATGTTTGGTTCGATGCTCCTATAGGATACGTAACGTTCACGAAACAATACTGTGATAGGGTAGGTCAAGACTGGAAAGACTACTGGTTTAGTGAAGATACGAAAATAGTTCACTTCATCGGTAAGGACATAATAGTCCATCACGCCCTGTTCTGGCCGGCCATGCTCATGGGCGTCGGAGCGACTCTCCCATACACTATCGTGGCTGGCGAGTATTTGACCTTAGAAGGAGAAAAGATGAGTACAAGTCGTGGTTGGGTAGTGTGGGTCAAAGACTTCACCAAGCTGTTCCCTGCGGATCTGCTACGATACTACCTCATAGTGGTGAGCCCGCTCACCAGGGATGCGGATTTCTCGTGGGGAGACTTCCGGGACCGTGTGAACAACGAATTAGTGGCTAACTTAGGTAACTTTGTGTATCGCACGCTATCGTTTATTTATAGATTCTTAGACGGAAACGTTCCCGAAGCCGAGACTGACCAGGAGATAGTCGATAAGATAAAAGAAACTCACCAGCGTGTGACGGAACATCTGGAGAAGTTCCGATTCAGGGAGGCGCTCACAGAGGTATTACGTCTATCTAAGTTTGGGAATGAGTACTTCCAAGAACACGAGCCGTGGAAACTTAAGGATGAAGATCCAGAGCGTTGTGCCGAAGTTCTACGTGGGTGCGCTAGAATTGTGAAAGCGCTAGCTGTAATGTTAGCCCCGTTCCTTCCGGATAGTGCGGAGAAGATTTGGCAGAGTCTTGGTTACGAAGACTCCGTACATGACGTCGATTGGGAAGAAGCCTTGGAGGACGTAGAGACTAAGGAGATACCGGAGCCCGAGCCCATTTTCCCGAAGGTAACGGAGGAGGACCTTGAGAAAGCTAAGGCGTTACTGCCGGAAGAATCAGGAGAGTCCGAAGGGCAGGACGACGAGTACGTATCGCTCGAGGAATTCAATCGATTAGACCTGCGGGTAGGCAAGATCAAAGAAGCGGAACGTGTCGAGGGCTCTGATCGACTCATCAAGCTCCGGATCGATATCGGAGATCGTACCGTAACAGCAGTAGCCGGACTGTATCCTACGTATGAGCCAGAGGAGCTCGTCGGACGTAAGGTGGTTGTACTAGCCAACATCCAACCCAAAGAGATGTTCGGCGTACGGTCGGAAGCGATGATCCTGGCCGTTGGGGACGAACCCGCATTGTTGACTATCGACGAGAGTAAGA